The Kogia breviceps isolate mKogBre1 chromosome 4, mKogBre1 haplotype 1, whole genome shotgun sequence genome window below encodes:
- the ESM1 gene encoding endothelial cell-specific molecule 1 produces MKSLLLLATLLVPAHLAAAWSTKYAVDCPERCDTNECKSSLRCKRTVLDDCGCCRVCAAGPGETCYRTVSGMDGVKCGPGLRCQFYSEEDDFGDEFGICKDCPYGTFGMECKQTCSCQSGICDRVTGKCLKFPFFQYSVAKAANQRFVSHTEHDMASGDGNAVREELVKENAARSPVMKWLNPR; encoded by the exons ATGAAGAGCCTCCTGCTGTTGGCCACGCTCCTGGTCCCCGCGCACCTGGCGGCGGCCTGGAGCACCAAGTACGCGGTCGATTGCCCGGAGCGCTGTGACACTAACGAGTGCAAAAGCAGCCTGCGCTGTAAGAGGACGGTGCTGGACGACTGCGGCTGCTGCCGGGTGTGCGCCGCCGGGCCGGGAGAAACTTGCTACCGCACGGTCTCAGGCATGGATGGCGTGAAGTGTGGCCCCGGGCTGAGGTGTCAGTTTTACAGTGAGGAGGATGATTTTGGTGACGAGTTTGGTATCTGCAAAG ACTGCCCATATGGCACCTTCGGGATGGAATGCAAACAGACCTGCAGCTGTCAGTCGGGCATATGTGACAGGGTGACCGGCAAATGTCTGAAGTTTCCCTTTTTCCAATATTCAGTAGCCAAGGCTGCCAACCAGAGATTTGTTTCTCACACAG AGCACGACATGGCGTCTGGAGATGGCAACGCTGTGAGAGAAGAACTCGTGAAGGAGAATGCTGCCCGGTCTCCTGTAATGAAGTGGTTAAATCCACGCTGA
- the GZMK gene encoding granzyme K, producing MTTFSSFFLCFLIAGTYMTPECFNMEIIGGREASPHSRPFMASMQYGGNHICGGVLIHPQWVLTAAHCHSRFAKGQSSKVVLGAHSLSKNEGSKQTFEIKRFIRFPRFTSDPKSNDIMLVELHTAAKLNKHVQLLHPRAKNDITAGTKCQVIGWGATDPQCLRPSDTLQEVTVTVISRKVCNSRSYYNHNPIITKNMVCAGDARGQKDSCQGDSGGPLICKGAFHALVSGGGKCGDAKKPGIFILLTWKYQAWIKSNLAPSHTN from the exons ATGACtacgttttcttctttttttctatgtttCCTAATAGCCGGGACTTACATGACTCCAGAGT GTTTCAACATGGAGATTATCGGCGGGAGAGAAGCGTCACCTCATTCCAGGCCATTTATGGCTTCCATGCAGTATGGCGGCAATCACATTTGCGGGGGAGTGCTGATACATCCACAGTGGGTGCTAACAGCAGCTCACTGCCACTCTCG gtttgccaaaggccagtcttccaaagtggttttagGAGCACACTCTCTCTCAAAGAATGAGGGCTCCAAACAAACATTTGAGATTAAAAGATTCATACGATTCCCAAGATTTACATCAGATCCTAAATCAAATGATATTATGCTGGTTGAG CTTCACACGGCCGCAAAACTCAACAAACATGTCCAACTGCTCCACCCAAGAGCCAAAAATGATATTACAGCTGGAACAAAATGCCAGGTTATTGGCTGGGGAGCCACTGACCCACAATGTTTAAGGCCCTCTGATACCCTGCAAGAAGTCACTGTTACTGTCATAAGTCGAAAAGTTTGCAACAGCCGAAGTTATTACAACCACAACCCTATTATAACTAAAAACATGGTATGTGCAGGAGACGCCAGAGGCCAGAAGGATTCCTGCCAG GGTGACTCAGGGGGCCCTTTGATCTGCAAAGGTGCCTTCCATGCCCTAGTCTCCGGAGGTGGTAAATGTGGTGATGCCAAGAAACCTGGAATCTTCATCCTCTTAACCTGGAAATACCAGGCTTGGATCAAAAGCAACTTGGCCCCATCTCACACAAACTAA